The Rhodococcus sp. ABRD24 genome contains the following window.
CGGGGATGATGCGATCGCGTCCGCTGCGGCCGAGTTCGACGGTATTCTGCTCAGCCCCGGTCCCGGGACGCCGCAGCGCGCCGGCGCGACGATGCCGCTGGTTGGCGCGTGTGCCGCAGCGAAGACGCCGCTGCTGGGTGTGTGCCTCGGGCATCAGGCGATCGGCGCCGCGTTCGGTGCCACCGTCGATCGGGCGCCGGAATTGCTACACGGTAAGACCAGCCTCGTCCATCACGGCGGCGTCGGCGTGCTCGCCGGGCTGCCGGACCCGTTCACCGCCACCCGCTACCACTCGCTGACCGTTCGCGAGGACACGATTCCCGAGGAACTCGAGGTCACCGCCCACACCGACAGCGGCATCGTCATGGCGATGCGCCATCGCGAGCTGCCGATCCACGGCGTTCAGTTCCACCCGGAGTCTGTGCTCACGCAGGGCGGTCACAGAATGCTCGCGAACTGGCTCGGGGTGTGCGGTGAGGCGCCCGCCGAGACACTGGTCGCGACGCTCGAGGACGAGGTCGCCCGCTCGCTGGGGGACGCACTCACGCGCTGACCTCCGGCTGGGTCTCGGCGGGCCTCAGCGGGGGATGCCGAACGCGCCGACGCTCACCGACAGCGGCGAATTCTTCGCCACGTCCGATCCGGCCTGCTGCTGCTGGCTCAGGACCTTCCCGACCAGGTCGGTGTCGAGCGTCTGCGTCGAGCTCTGTGCCAGCTGGTTCGACGACCCCGTCCAACCGGCCTTGCGTAGGGTGTCGAGGGCCTGCGACACCGACAGCCCGGTCAGGTCCGGCATCGTGAACAGTTTGCCGTTGGACACCTGGATGCGAATCGTCTCGCCCTTCGCAGTGGATGTCCCGCCGGCCGGATCGGTGGAGATCACCTGACCCTCTGGCTTACTGGAATCCACCTTCTCGATGTCCACCTTGAAGCCTGCGCCCTCGATGTTCGGCTGCGCGACATCGATCGTCTGCCCGATCACATTCGGTACCCGCACCTGTTCGGGGCCGGACCCCAACGTGACCGCGACCGCCGAGTCGACACTGATCTTCGCGCCGGCGGACGGCTCCTGCCCCACCACCTTGTCCAGCTGATTCGGATCGGACGGTGCGCGGCTCACCTTGGTGTCCAGGCGAAGTCCGGCTGCGTTGAGTGCCTGCGTCGCCTCGTCCTGAGAGAGTCCGGTCAGTCGCGGCACCGCCACCTGCGCGGGCCCTGACGACACCTCCATGACGACGGTGCTGTTCTCCTCCGCCATCGACCCGGCGACAGGCCGGGTGGTGATCACGTTGCCGCTGGCGACGACGGGGTCGGGTTTGGTCTGGATCGACGCCTTCAGTTTCGCGGCCGTCAGCTGGGCCTCGGCATCCTGGGCGCTGCGGTTCGAGACGTCGGGCACCTTGACCATCGTGGGAGTCGACAGCACCGAGTAGCCGAAGACACCGACGATGCCGAGCACGATCAGCATTGCGACCGCAAGCAGCACGTTTCGCGTGGTGCGGGGCTTCTTCGACGGTGGGGGCGTGGCCGCGGGGACCCGGGTCGGCTCGACGGTCGGCGTGGCCCGGTAGCCGTTGCCGGAGTCGGCCTCGACCGCCCCGAGGAACGTTGTGCGATCCTCGTCGGTCATCACCATCGGTGCGCTCGGACGCTGCCCGCCGAGCACCCGTACCAGGTCGCTGCGCATCTCCGCGGCGCTCTGATAGCGGTTCGCCGGATTCTTGCTCATCGCCTTGAGGATCACCGAGTCGAGCGCGCGCGGCACCGCCGGATTCACCAGTGACGGCTGCTGAGGATCCTCGCGGACATGTTGGTAGGCGACCGCGACCGGTGAATCACCGGTAAATGGCGGCCGGCCGGTGAGGATCTCGTACAGCACGCAGCCCAGCGAGTAGACATCCGAGCGGGCATCGACCTGCTCACCGCGGGCCTGTTCCGGGGACAGGTACTGCGCGGTGCCGATCACTGCGGCGGTCTGCGTCATCGGGCTGGAGCTGTCCGAGATGGCGCGGGCGATGCCGAAGTCCATCACCTTCACCGCGCCGGCCCGGTTGATCATGATGTTCGCGGGCTTGATGTCGCGGTGCACGATGCCGTTGCGGTGACTGAAATCGAGTGCCGCACACACGTCAGCGATGATTTCCATCGCCCGCCGCGGCGCCAGCGGGCCCTCGGTACGGACGATGTCGCGCAGGGTGTCGCCGTCGACGTACTCCATGACGATGTACGGCAGAGGGCCGGCGTCGGTCTCGGCCTCGCCGGTGTCGTACACCGCAACGATCGCGGGATGGTTCAGAGCGGCGGCGTTCTGGGCCTCACGGCGGAATCGCAGGTAAGAAGTGGGGTCGCGGGCGAGATCCGCTCGCAGCACCTTGATCGCCACATCACGGCTGAGCCTCAGGTCCCGTCCGAGATGCACCTCGGACATGCCACCGAATCCGAGAATCTCACCCAGCTCGTACCGGGAAGAGAGATTGCGCGGTGTAGTCATGGGAGTCCTTGTGTGACCGTGGTGGTGGCGGTCGTGGTGGTGGCGGTCGTGGTGGGAGCTGTGGTGGTCGTCGTGGTCCGCGGCGGTGTCGTTGTGGTGGTCGTGGTCCGCGGCGGTGTCGTGGTGGTTGTGGTTGGTGGCGGTGTCGTGGTGGTTGTGGTTGTGGTTGGTGGCGGTGTCGTGGTGGTGGTCGTGGTCCGCGGCGGTGTCGTGGTCGTCACCGGGACCTTCGAGGTGCTCGTGACCACCGGAGGCGTCGACGGTTCCTTCGATCCACCGCCGAAGAGCAGCAGTCCCAGGGCGGCGATCGCGGCCACGGTGAGTAGACCGCCACCGGCCCAGGCGACGGCTTTCTGACCGCTGGTCCAGCCACTGCCGTCCCCATTGTCACCGTCGGCCGGCGTGTCGACGTTTCCGGTGTCGGCGTAGTTGCGTTGTGCGGTCGGCATCATCGCCGTCGGTGCGGCAGCCGGGGGCAGGACCGTGCGGGCCGCGCCGGTCGATACGCCCCCGGGCGGCGGCGGACGACGTCCGGCGCGGACCGCGGCCACCGCGTCCGCGAATTCACCACCGCTGGCGTAGCGGCCCGCGGGATCCTTGGTCAGGGTGATGTCGATGAGTTCCCGGATCTGCGCCGGCAGATCCACCGGCATCGGCTCGGGCGGCTCCTGCACGTGCTTCATCGCGACGGTCAGGGTGCCGCCTCCGGTGAACGGCCGTCTGCCGGACAGCGCCTCGTAGCCGACAACGCCCAGCGAGTACACGTCGCTGGCCGCGGTGGCCTCCTGACCGAGTGCCTGCTCGGGCGCGATGTACTGCGCGGTGCCCATCACCATGCCGGTCCGGGTCACCGGGGAGGCGTCGACGGCCTTCGCGATGCCGAAATCGGTGATCTTCACCTGGCCGGTGGGGGTGATCAGGATGTTGCCGGGCTTGACGTCGCGGTGCACCACGCCCGCCGAATGTGCGGTCTGCAGGGCGCGTGCGGTTTGCTCGAGCATGTCCAGCGCATGCGGGATCGACAGCCGTCCCACCCGCGCCAGGACTGCGTTGAGCGGTTCACCGGCGACCAGCTCCATCACCAGGTACGCGGTAGGCGCGCCGGAATCGTCGCGGGTCTCGCCGTAGTCGTACACCCCGGCGATGCCCGGATGGTTGAGCTGTGCGGTGGTGCGGGCCTCGATGCGGAACCGCTCGATGAACTCCGGGTCCGACGAGAACTCGGCCTTGAGCACCTTCACCGCGACACGACGGTCGAGCCGGCCGTCGGTGGCCTCCCATACCTGGCCCATGCCGCCGGTCGCGATCAGCCGCTGCAGCCGGTAGCGGCCGCCGATCACTGATCCGTTGGTCAACGACATGCTCAGCCCCTCTGTAATCCGGCCGCTATGACGGCCCGCCCGATCGGTGCGGCGACCGAGCCTCCGGTGGCGGCGAGCGCTCGGTCGCCGCCGTCCTCGACGATGACCGCGATTGCGATGGTTGGGTTCTGCGCGGGGGCGAACGCGATGTACCACGCGTGTGGCGGGGTATTCCGCGGATCGCTGCCGTGCTCGGCGGTGCCGGTCTTGGACGCGATCTGTACGCCCGGGATCTTGCCCTGCCCGGCGGTGTTGTTCTCGGAGCCGATCATCAGCTGGGTCAGTGTCGACGCAACCTCCGGTGACATCGCGCGTCCCAGCGATTTCGGTGATGTGGTCGACAGGTCCGACAGGTCCGGGCCCTGCAGCTGCGCGACGAGATGTGATTCCATCCGCACTCCGCCGTTCGCGATCGTCGCGGCGATCTCCGCGTTCTGCAGCGGCGTCAGCGCCACGTCGCGCTGGCCGATGCTGGACTGGCCTAGAGCGGCGTCGTCCGGGATCGGGCCGATCGTGCTGTCGGCCACCGGGATCGGGATGCCGGGGGTGTTCGGCCCGATGCCGAACGCTGTCGCCTGCTCGGCGAGGGCGTCCGAGCCGGTGCGGATGCCGAGTTCGACGAATGCGGTGTTGCACGAGCGCGCGAACGCGTCCCGCAGCGATGCTGTCGGACCCGAGCCACACGTGCTCCCGTTGTAGTTCTCCAGCGTCGTCGATGTGCCGGGCAGTGTGATGTTGGGCGCCGCCGTCAGTTGCTCGTCCGGGTTGGCCCCGTTCGCGAGTGCCGCGGCGGTGACGACGACCTTGAACGTGGATCCGGGCGGGTACGTTGCCGACACCGCGCGGTTGAGCATCGGCCGGTCGGGATCGGAGTTGAGCTGGTTCCAGGCGGACGTCGTCTCGGCGCCGTCGTGGCTGGAGAGCGTGTTCGGGTCGTAGCTCGGGGTGCTCACCATCGACAGGATGTTCCCGGTGCTCGGTTCGATCGCCACGACCGAACCGGTGTAGCCCTTTGCGGTGAGCTGGTCGTACGCGACCTGCTGCATCACCGGGTCGATCGTGGTGATGACGTTGCCGCCGCGCGGATCGCGACCCGCGACCAGGTCGAAGAAGCGCTTGCCGAACAGGCGGTTGTCGGAGCCGTTGAGGACGGCGTCCTCGGCCCGCTCGAGGCCGGCGCTGCCGTACTGCATCGAGTAGAAGCCGGTGACTGGTGCGTTCGCGAATGGGCTCGATGTCGCCGCCGGGTTCGGCGGGTACGTGCGCAGGTACTTGTAACGGTCGTCGGTGGGTATCGACGCGGCGAGAACCTGGCCGCCAGCGGAGATCTGGCCGCGCTGGCGCGAGTACTCGTCGAGCAGCACCCGCGAGTTCCGTGGATCGGTGCGCAGATCGTTGGCCTTGATGACCTGCACATAGGTTGCGTTGGCGAGCAATGCAACGACCATGACCATGACGGCCAGCGCGACGCGGCGGAGGGGAGTGTTCATTGGCGACCGAGCATTTCCGTCGGGGCATCCGCGATGGGCGCGGGTCCCTTCTTCTTGGGTGCGGCGGGCGTGCGGGCCGCGTCGGAGATCTTCATCAGCAGCGCCAGGAGTAGGTAGTTCGCCAGCAGCGAGGACCCGCCGTAGGACATGAACGGGGTGGTCAGGCCGGTGAGCGGGATCAGCTTGGTGACACCGCCCACGACGACGAACAGCTGGATCGCGATCGTGAACGACAGCCCAGCGGCGAGTAGCTTGCCGAAGCTGTCCCGGACGGCGAGCGCGGTGCGCAGTCCGCGGACCACGAGGATCAGGAACAGCATCAGCACCGCGGCCAGGCCGATCAGGCCGAGCTCCTCACCGATCGCGGCGATGATGAAGTCGGTCTTCGCGAACGGTACTTGCGATGGCCGACCGCTTCCGAGCCCGG
Protein-coding sequences here:
- a CDS encoding penicillin-binding protein 2, yielding MNTPLRRVALAVMVMVVALLANATYVQVIKANDLRTDPRNSRVLLDEYSRQRGQISAGGQVLAASIPTDDRYKYLRTYPPNPAATSSPFANAPVTGFYSMQYGSAGLERAEDAVLNGSDNRLFGKRFFDLVAGRDPRGGNVITTIDPVMQQVAYDQLTAKGYTGSVVAIEPSTGNILSMVSTPSYDPNTLSSHDGAETTSAWNQLNSDPDRPMLNRAVSATYPPGSTFKVVVTAAALANGANPDEQLTAAPNITLPGTSTTLENYNGSTCGSGPTASLRDAFARSCNTAFVELGIRTGSDALAEQATAFGIGPNTPGIPIPVADSTIGPIPDDAALGQSSIGQRDVALTPLQNAEIAATIANGGVRMESHLVAQLQGPDLSDLSTTSPKSLGRAMSPEVASTLTQLMIGSENNTAGQGKIPGVQIASKTGTAEHGSDPRNTPPHAWYIAFAPAQNPTIAIAVIVEDGGDRALAATGGSVAAPIGRAVIAAGLQRG
- the pknB gene encoding Stk1 family PASTA domain-containing Ser/Thr kinase, which gives rise to MTTPRNLSSRYELGEILGFGGMSEVHLGRDLRLSRDVAIKVLRADLARDPTSYLRFRREAQNAAALNHPAIVAVYDTGEAETDAGPLPYIVMEYVDGDTLRDIVRTEGPLAPRRAMEIIADVCAALDFSHRNGIVHRDIKPANIMINRAGAVKVMDFGIARAISDSSSPMTQTAAVIGTAQYLSPEQARGEQVDARSDVYSLGCVLYEILTGRPPFTGDSPVAVAYQHVREDPQQPSLVNPAVPRALDSVILKAMSKNPANRYQSAAEMRSDLVRVLGGQRPSAPMVMTDEDRTTFLGAVEADSGNGYRATPTVEPTRVPAATPPPSKKPRTTRNVLLAVAMLIVLGIVGVFGYSVLSTPTMVKVPDVSNRSAQDAEAQLTAAKLKASIQTKPDPVVASGNVITTRPVAGSMAEENSTVVMEVSSGPAQVAVPRLTGLSQDEATQALNAAGLRLDTKVSRAPSDPNQLDKVVGQEPSAGAKISVDSAVAVTLGSGPEQVRVPNVIGQTIDVAQPNIEGAGFKVDIEKVDSSKPEGQVISTDPAGGTSTAKGETIRIQVSNGKLFTMPDLTGLSVSQALDTLRKAGWTGSSNQLAQSSTQTLDTDLVGKVLSQQQQAGSDVAKNSPLSVSVGAFGIPR
- a CDS encoding serine/threonine-protein kinase is translated as MSLTNGSVIGGRYRLQRLIATGGMGQVWEATDGRLDRRVAVKVLKAEFSSDPEFIERFRIEARTTAQLNHPGIAGVYDYGETRDDSGAPTAYLVMELVAGEPLNAVLARVGRLSIPHALDMLEQTARALQTAHSAGVVHRDVKPGNILITPTGQVKITDFGIAKAVDASPVTRTGMVMGTAQYIAPEQALGQEATAASDVYSLGVVGYEALSGRRPFTGGGTLTVAMKHVQEPPEPMPVDLPAQIRELIDITLTKDPAGRYASGGEFADAVAAVRAGRRPPPPGGVSTGAARTVLPPAAAPTAMMPTAQRNYADTGNVDTPADGDNGDGSGWTSGQKAVAWAGGGLLTVAAIAALGLLLFGGGSKEPSTPPVVTSTSKVPVTTTTPPRTTTTTTTPPPTTTTTTTTPPPTTTTTTPPRTTTTTTTPPRTTTTTTAPTTTATTTTATTTVTQGLP
- a CDS encoding aminodeoxychorismate/anthranilate synthase component II yields the protein MRILVVDNYDSFVFNLVQYLGQLGTRADVWRNDDPRLTGDDAIASAAAEFDGILLSPGPGTPQRAGATMPLVGACAAAKTPLLGVCLGHQAIGAAFGATVDRAPELLHGKTSLVHHGGVGVLAGLPDPFTATRYHSLTVREDTIPEELEVTAHTDSGIVMAMRHRELPIHGVQFHPESVLTQGGHRMLANWLGVCGEAPAETLVATLEDEVARSLGDALTR